In Candidatus Omnitrophota bacterium, the following proteins share a genomic window:
- a CDS encoding acetate kinase: MNVLVINSGSSSVKYKLFDVKDKKELARGMVERIGLKKSELTHATSFGKEIKILKEIRDHESAIRLALSLLADKEHGVISDISEISAVGHRVVHGGEKFSDSVVITSQVIKVIKSYFKLAPLHNPPNLLGIKVAQKLLPGIKHVAVFDTAFHQTIPPSAYLYGLPYSLYEKDRIRRYGFHGTSHKYVALRAAEILHRPVNKLKLITVHLGNGCSITAVKNGRSINTSMGYTPLEGLLMGTRSGDIDPAIALYLSKKKGLSAKAIDDLLNKKSGLLGISGISSDMRDVYKAVTKGNKRAKLAFQVFVDRIQKYVGSYMVAMDGVDAIVFTAGIGERHAPTRSAVCEKLSFLGIKIDPKKNKSAVKEKVITTDLSKVKVLIIPTNEELMIARETYRLTYL, from the coding sequence ATGAATGTATTGGTGATCAACTCCGGCAGTTCCTCAGTCAAGTATAAGCTCTTTGACGTAAAAGATAAAAAAGAGCTGGCAAGAGGCATGGTAGAGCGGATCGGTTTGAAAAAATCGGAACTTACCCATGCTACCTCCTTCGGTAAAGAGATAAAGATATTAAAAGAGATCCGCGACCACGAATCAGCGATCAGGCTGGCCCTCAGCCTTCTTGCCGATAAAGAACACGGGGTAATAAGCGATATATCCGAAATAAGCGCCGTTGGCCACAGGGTTGTGCATGGCGGTGAGAAATTTTCGGACTCTGTAGTTATAACAAGCCAAGTTATAAAAGTGATAAAATCATATTTTAAGCTTGCGCCGCTTCATAATCCGCCGAATCTATTAGGCATAAAAGTGGCTCAAAAATTGCTTCCCGGCATAAAACACGTAGCTGTGTTTGACACTGCCTTTCATCAGACGATTCCGCCGAGCGCGTACCTTTACGGGCTGCCATACTCGCTCTATGAAAAAGATAGGATAAGGCGGTACGGTTTTCACGGGACATCGCATAAATATGTCGCGTTAAGGGCAGCGGAAATATTGCATAGGCCCGTAAATAAATTGAAGCTTATTACAGTTCACCTCGGAAACGGCTGCAGCATTACGGCGGTAAAAAACGGAAGATCCATCAATACGAGCATGGGTTATACTCCTCTTGAGGGATTATTGATGGGAACGCGCTCGGGCGACATAGACCCGGCCATAGCCTTGTATCTTTCCAAAAAGAAGGGGCTTTCGGCAAAAGCAATAGACGATCTCCTTAACAAAAAAAGCGGGCTTCTCGGTATCTCTGGCATCTCAAGCGATATGCGCGACGTATATAAAGCTGTTACTAAAGGAAATAAAAGGGCGAAACTTGCCTTTCAAGTCTTTGTGGACAGGATTCAGAAGTATGTCGGTTCCTATATGGTGGCTATGGATGGTGTAGATGCTATAGTATTTACCGCCGGGATAGGGGAACGCCACGCGCCGACGCGCAGCGCTGTGTGCGAAAAATTATCTTTCTTAGGCATTAAAATAGACCCCAAAAAGAATAAGTCGGCAGTTAAGGAAAAAGTCATAACTACCGACTTATCAAAAGTAAAAGTCCTCATCATTCCCACAAATGAAGAATTGATGATAGCCCGCGAAACCTATAGGCTTACTTACCTTTAA